Proteins encoded by one window of Thalassoroseus pseudoceratinae:
- a CDS encoding Swt1 family HEPN domain-containing protein, with amino-acid sequence MRVYREQVTQALDQLSDGLGPYIESKLKTIYKDRWVKVARESFRSGRGKSGDDGDTIDWDAHATLTVMWDQWNSLFRHDLAQTDRSLVSELREFRNLWAHQTDFDFDDTYRVLDSVERLLNSIGAKEAEDVADIKLRVFRAEFDQQVRAVYQRSEARRRNLLDISIYSACCAAILYAIFEGYGSKAWFMMICVVMVFAVIIWQRVSTPPILFGAHECLDCGRIIYTDQCPYCARTAPRPRTRPQDQPNMSVEDQA; translated from the coding sequence GTGCGTGTCTATCGCGAGCAAGTCACACAGGCATTGGACCAATTATCCGACGGCCTTGGTCCGTATATCGAATCCAAATTGAAGACGATTTATAAGGATCGTTGGGTCAAGGTCGCCCGTGAAAGTTTTCGTTCTGGACGAGGGAAATCGGGCGACGATGGAGATACCATCGACTGGGATGCACATGCCACATTGACAGTGATGTGGGATCAGTGGAATAGTCTATTTCGTCATGATTTGGCTCAGACAGATCGAAGCCTCGTCAGCGAACTCCGTGAGTTCCGGAACCTTTGGGCTCATCAGACCGATTTTGATTTCGACGATACCTACCGAGTACTCGATAGTGTCGAACGCTTGCTGAATTCGATCGGGGCAAAAGAGGCTGAGGACGTCGCAGACATTAAGTTGCGTGTTTTCCGTGCGGAGTTCGATCAGCAAGTCCGCGCTGTCTATCAACGCTCGGAAGCGCGTCGGCGGAATTTGCTTGATATCAGCATCTACTCGGCATGCTGTGCTGCGATTCTGTATGCCATCTTTGAGGGTTACGGTTCCAAAGCTTGGTTCATGATGATTTGCGTAGTGATGGTGTTCGCGGTCATCATTTGGCAACGCGTCTCGACACCACCGATTCTGTTTGGTGCCCACGAGTGTCTCGACTGCGGTCGAATTATCTATACCGATCAATGCCCATATTGTGCACGGACCGCTCCCCGACCCCGAACGCGTCCGCAAGACCAGCCAAATATGTCCGTTGAGGATCAAGCATGA
- a CDS encoding cupin domain-containing protein yields the protein MSTAPKWQIVDFADITGTPCPCGTAKRAFAESEHSPGTIHLTEISEDAKTHYHQSQTETYFILECEPDAKIELDGDCIPIRPRMAILIPPGVRHRAIGRMTILNIVVPKFDPHDEHFDEA from the coding sequence ATGAGCACTGCACCCAAGTGGCAAATTGTTGACTTTGCGGATATCACTGGTACGCCATGCCCGTGTGGCACCGCCAAACGAGCGTTCGCCGAAAGTGAGCACTCACCCGGAACGATTCATCTCACAGAAATTTCCGAAGACGCCAAAACGCATTACCATCAATCGCAAACTGAGACATATTTCATTTTGGAATGCGAACCGGATGCCAAGATCGAACTCGACGGCGACTGCATCCCAATCCGTCCGCGAATGGCCATTCTGATTCCTCCGGGCGTTCGCCATCGTGCAATTGGACGAATGACAATTCTCAATATTGTCGTGCCCAAATTCGATCCCCACGATGAGCATTTTGACGAAGCCTAG
- a CDS encoding alpha/beta fold hydrolase has translation MRNLLMSLLLLMLLPVVTLAETKKSDSLPKVVLIGDSIRLSYTANVRRLLDNKATVVSPKANGQDSANVLRNLDRWVIAEQPDIVHFNCGIHDTKKFKNDGHFQVSPEQYQSNLTKIIKRIREKTDATILFATTTPIIDDRAAKARRDRDYELLNASVEQYNKIARTAMKKLDVPVNDLHAAIDEAQTGVDSMIVADGVHLTEPGKELAGTQVANFITQYLPNDTQASTPWNIDAWKNVPEVTWLDRTSPIRSLTYRNEPFQGNQTDVFAFYATPGTISGDPSQDKNLPAVVLIHGGGGTAFAEWAWLWANRGYAAIAMDLSGRRPEAPTFDESTGELTSGHRVSRSRLENGGPEANHVAKFQNAGGDLTDDWQPHAVAAVMRAHSLIRSFPETDAERTAVTGISWGGYMTCLVASLDDRFKAAVPVYGCGFLFEGESVQKPQIDRLDDETKKFWIQNYDPSTVLSKCEVPILFVNGTNDIHYPLNSYQRSYDVVPGPKQIRIEAGMRHSHIHGWTPAEIGLFIDQHLRNAQPLPQLTDLQTDGQKVSAKIKSETEIRKVELVFTSDSGLLKSRKWQHRPATVDGDRVEASIPADATVWILTVTDVRDAMTSSSIQFAE, from the coding sequence ATGCGAAATCTTTTAATGAGCCTATTGCTATTGATGTTGTTGCCTGTGGTGACACTCGCGGAGACCAAGAAGAGTGATTCGCTACCGAAAGTTGTACTCATTGGCGATTCGATTCGACTGAGTTATACGGCAAATGTTCGTCGGCTATTAGATAACAAAGCAACCGTAGTTAGTCCGAAGGCAAATGGGCAAGATAGTGCCAATGTTCTTCGGAACCTTGATCGATGGGTGATTGCAGAACAGCCAGACATCGTGCATTTCAATTGTGGAATCCATGACACGAAGAAGTTCAAAAACGATGGACATTTTCAGGTTTCGCCCGAGCAATATCAGTCGAACTTGACGAAAATCATCAAGCGAATTCGCGAAAAGACCGACGCAACGATCTTGTTTGCAACCACAACGCCCATCATTGACGATCGTGCGGCTAAGGCTCGTCGTGATCGAGATTACGAGCTGTTGAATGCTAGTGTCGAGCAATACAACAAGATCGCGCGAACGGCAATGAAGAAACTCGATGTTCCCGTGAACGATCTGCACGCCGCGATTGATGAAGCTCAGACAGGAGTCGACTCGATGATAGTCGCAGACGGTGTGCACTTGACTGAGCCGGGGAAAGAGTTGGCTGGGACGCAGGTTGCGAATTTCATCACGCAGTATTTGCCAAATGATACTCAGGCAAGTACCCCATGGAACATTGACGCTTGGAAGAATGTTCCGGAAGTGACCTGGTTGGACCGCACGTCTCCGATTCGGTCGCTGACCTATCGCAATGAACCGTTCCAAGGGAACCAGACAGATGTCTTCGCATTCTACGCGACGCCTGGCACGATCTCAGGTGATCCGTCACAGGACAAAAATCTGCCGGCGGTCGTTTTGATCCACGGAGGTGGTGGAACCGCGTTCGCGGAGTGGGCGTGGCTATGGGCGAACCGAGGTTATGCGGCAATCGCCATGGATCTTTCGGGGCGGCGTCCTGAGGCTCCTACTTTTGATGAATCGACCGGTGAATTGACATCGGGGCACCGTGTGTCGCGTTCGCGTCTCGAGAACGGCGGGCCGGAGGCGAACCATGTTGCCAAGTTTCAGAATGCTGGTGGCGATCTCACAGATGATTGGCAACCGCATGCCGTCGCGGCGGTCATGCGAGCCCATTCTTTGATTCGGAGTTTTCCGGAAACCGACGCTGAACGGACTGCCGTCACGGGCATTAGTTGGGGAGGGTACATGACGTGTCTCGTGGCCTCACTCGATGATCGGTTCAAAGCCGCGGTCCCGGTCTATGGCTGTGGATTTCTTTTCGAGGGGGAATCCGTGCAGAAACCACAGATTGATCGGCTAGATGACGAAACCAAGAAGTTCTGGATTCAAAACTATGATCCTTCGACTGTGCTATCGAAGTGTGAAGTCCCTATCCTGTTCGTTAACGGGACGAACGACATCCACTATCCTCTGAATAGTTACCAGCGGAGTTATGACGTCGTTCCCGGCCCAAAACAGATTCGAATCGAAGCGGGGATGCGGCATAGTCACATTCATGGTTGGACGCCCGCCGAAATTGGACTGTTTATCGATCAGCATCTTCGGAATGCTCAACCGCTCCCCCAGCTGACTGATCTGCAGACCGATGGCCAAAAGGTATCTGCGAAGATCAAGTCCGAAACCGAAATCCGGAAAGTCGAACTCGTCTTCACGAGTGACAGCGGATTGCTCAAGTCTCGAAAATGGCAGCACCGACCGGCAACGGTTGACGGTGACAGAGTCGAGGCGTCTATTCCAGCCGATGCAACGGTTTGGATTCTCACCGTGACCGATGTCAGAGACGCAATGACAAGTAGCTCCATCCAGTTTGCAGAATGA
- a CDS encoding adenylate kinase family protein, with product MAESEPQKKHPAVLLFGPPGVGKGTQGKILGVIPGFFHLSSGDVFRSLDINSPEAQAALPFISRGELAPDELTMKIWLNGLNGQIATSLYKPYEDLLVLDGIPRSVPQVSLLSAYCDVHRIVELVCSDEEKMIHRIKRRAIREHRLDDANEDVIRRRFEVYRRDSMPVIGEYPPEIVTSVDAMRSPAEVLRSVLEVLVPVQNEHFQSSRRS from the coding sequence ATGGCAGAAAGTGAACCTCAAAAGAAACATCCCGCGGTTCTTCTCTTCGGTCCTCCCGGTGTGGGCAAGGGAACGCAAGGGAAGATCCTGGGGGTGATTCCGGGATTTTTTCACCTCTCCAGTGGTGACGTGTTTCGTTCCCTCGATATCAACTCACCCGAAGCCCAAGCAGCGTTACCGTTTATCTCACGTGGGGAACTCGCTCCCGATGAACTCACGATGAAAATCTGGCTCAACGGTCTCAATGGCCAAATCGCCACGAGTTTGTACAAACCGTATGAAGACCTTTTGGTTCTCGACGGGATCCCTCGCAGCGTGCCGCAAGTCTCCCTGTTGAGCGCCTATTGCGATGTGCATCGTATTGTTGAATTGGTCTGTTCGGACGAAGAGAAGATGATTCACCGCATCAAACGACGGGCCATTCGCGAGCACCGCTTGGACGATGCGAACGAGGACGTCATCCGGCGTCGCTTTGAAGTTTATCGCCGTGATAGCATGCCGGTGATTGGCGAATATCCCCCGGAAATTGTGACCTCAGTGGACGCGATGCGATCGCCCGCGGAAGTTCTTCGAAGTGTTCTAGAGGTTTTGGTGCCGGTGCAAAATGAGCACTTCCAGAGCTCTCGTCGGAGCTGA
- a CDS encoding DUF1559 domain-containing protein, whose amino-acid sequence MARRRMQGFTLIELLVVIAIIAILIALLLPAVQQAREAARRTQCRNQLKQLGIALHNYHDAHRSFPAGYASYATSDGSAPASANLDPNTWDAGPGWGWTAMLLPYFEQNNLADQLAPEFPIWHGPYAGLIETKLPMLLCPSSSGGDEAFAVLDASGQALTINGNPIRLGRSHYVASHGQESCWGECGASLSGEVFTDIYTSQTTTVTINGDVSRVADGPFYRNSRTRFQDVTDGTSNSIFLGEHTSRLSDKSWAGVVPGAFTHPQFSSPENGPDAAATLTLVHAGPSGGELDITGFPIIHPINFPTYHVGQMFSEHPGGGHVTFGDGSVRFISENISLLTFAELSSIGEGEVIGEF is encoded by the coding sequence ATGGCTCGTCGTCGGATGCAGGGTTTCACACTGATTGAGCTTCTTGTGGTCATCGCGATCATTGCGATTTTGATCGCGTTGTTACTCCCGGCGGTGCAACAGGCTCGCGAAGCCGCAAGACGCACCCAATGCCGGAATCAACTGAAGCAATTGGGAATCGCGTTGCACAACTATCACGATGCTCACCGGTCGTTTCCGGCGGGTTACGCCAGTTACGCCACTTCCGATGGCTCAGCACCAGCGAGTGCCAATCTTGATCCGAACACTTGGGATGCTGGTCCCGGGTGGGGATGGACGGCGATGTTGCTGCCGTACTTCGAGCAGAACAATCTTGCAGATCAACTCGCACCCGAATTCCCGATTTGGCACGGTCCTTACGCGGGGTTGATCGAAACTAAGTTGCCGATGTTGTTGTGTCCGTCGTCGTCTGGGGGAGACGAAGCATTTGCCGTCCTGGATGCTAGCGGTCAAGCACTGACCATCAATGGAAATCCGATTCGGTTGGGGCGGTCCCACTATGTTGCGAGTCACGGTCAGGAGTCGTGTTGGGGCGAATGCGGTGCAAGTTTGTCGGGGGAAGTCTTCACCGACATCTACACCAGCCAAACGACCACAGTGACCATCAATGGCGACGTTTCGCGTGTCGCAGACGGACCATTCTACCGAAATTCAAGAACGCGTTTCCAAGATGTGACCGATGGGACTTCGAACTCGATTTTCCTGGGAGAGCACACCTCGCGGTTGAGTGACAAATCATGGGCCGGTGTTGTGCCGGGGGCGTTTACTCATCCGCAATTCTCCTCTCCCGAGAACGGGCCAGACGCTGCTGCCACCCTGACTCTCGTTCATGCCGGTCCATCAGGGGGAGAACTCGACATCACCGGTTTTCCGATCATCCACCCGATCAATTTTCCGACCTACCACGTCGGCCAGATGTTCTCAGAACACCCCGGTGGAGGGCACGTAACCTTCGGTGACGGATCCGTGCGGTTCATCTCTGAGAACATCAGCCTGCTGACCTTCGCGGAACTTTCAAGCATCGGAGAAGGAGAAGTGATCGGCGAATTCTAA
- a CDS encoding proteasome accessory factor PafA2 family protein — protein MLDRLAGLETEYAIRFDPDVPSVQRPVDYRLYEAVIAALRNQVLTVSAGELKEGVFLGTGGAVWFERVRFTGGFGLVEGSTPECRGPRELLQYQRGQDELLATACRDADVPGALTLIKNDRDSQGNVYGAQENYEISIGSPRTLLAWRIGLTLLFPFLLLGWVGYGLIWIGIFLYVILAGLGYFFLQFFLPGHWREPVLRVMLGEEFTKKDVSAYACPVPTWLEVVVPNVIRVVTAPFATGLYLLVHWTAGRSVRQRLTPFLITRPLFGGAGLVSDGEFRLSDKADAMNCQLGYNGMIFDRPIFSIGHLFKPVVFSNWSSPREYLRLFEPRQRLQICIGDSNMAEEAEYLRIATTMLVLDALEAGAVPANFRLSRPIHTLRQICGDLEFQKKYRFAGGRPLTAIEIQREYLRVCQDYVDSAVNPPPEAKAVLKRWEEVLDLLLSDQEQLIGRLDWVTKRYLLSQSEPDSDPDVQKKIDIRYHELSTDGYFQQLTTTGLTRSILQTEEIDRATRLPPPNTPATLRSRYIREFSVENVAFQVNWNTVTVGRGPKARVIDLTRD, from the coding sequence ATGCTGGATCGACTGGCCGGATTGGAAACGGAGTACGCAATTCGTTTTGATCCGGACGTCCCATCCGTCCAACGCCCCGTTGACTACCGGCTATATGAAGCTGTGATCGCCGCTTTGCGGAACCAAGTTCTCACAGTAAGTGCCGGTGAGTTGAAAGAGGGCGTTTTCTTAGGCACGGGTGGTGCGGTTTGGTTTGAGCGGGTGCGGTTTACCGGTGGCTTCGGGTTAGTCGAAGGTAGTACCCCCGAATGTCGCGGCCCGCGTGAACTGCTGCAATACCAACGTGGCCAGGATGAACTGCTGGCAACCGCTTGCCGAGATGCAGACGTTCCCGGCGCTTTAACGCTCATCAAGAATGATCGCGACAGCCAGGGAAATGTCTACGGTGCTCAAGAGAACTACGAGATTTCAATTGGGTCCCCTCGGACTCTACTCGCTTGGCGTATTGGTTTAACGCTCCTCTTTCCGTTTTTGCTCCTGGGGTGGGTCGGCTACGGACTCATTTGGATCGGGATCTTTCTTTACGTGATCCTGGCTGGGTTAGGTTACTTCTTTCTCCAATTCTTTCTTCCTGGGCATTGGCGTGAGCCAGTGTTGCGGGTGATGTTGGGGGAAGAGTTCACCAAGAAAGATGTTTCCGCTTACGCCTGCCCGGTTCCCACGTGGCTTGAAGTCGTCGTTCCCAATGTGATTCGTGTGGTGACAGCTCCGTTTGCCACCGGTCTGTATCTCTTGGTGCACTGGACCGCCGGCCGATCGGTTCGTCAGCGGTTGACTCCATTCCTAATTACGCGACCGTTATTTGGCGGAGCAGGATTGGTGAGCGATGGAGAATTCCGACTCTCCGACAAAGCCGACGCGATGAATTGTCAACTCGGATACAACGGAATGATCTTCGATCGTCCGATTTTCAGCATCGGCCATCTCTTCAAACCCGTTGTGTTCAGCAATTGGTCGTCGCCGCGAGAATATCTTCGGCTCTTTGAGCCCAGGCAACGGCTGCAAATCTGCATTGGTGATTCCAACATGGCTGAGGAGGCCGAGTACCTCCGTATTGCCACCACGATGCTTGTCCTCGATGCATTGGAGGCCGGCGCTGTTCCTGCGAACTTTCGGCTCAGTCGGCCGATTCACACGTTGCGACAGATTTGCGGTGACTTAGAGTTTCAGAAGAAATATCGCTTTGCCGGCGGTCGGCCACTGACCGCCATCGAGATTCAACGGGAATACCTTCGCGTCTGCCAAGACTATGTGGACAGTGCTGTGAATCCCCCTCCCGAGGCGAAAGCGGTGCTCAAGCGGTGGGAAGAAGTCTTGGACCTGTTGTTATCCGATCAGGAACAACTCATCGGCCGACTAGATTGGGTCACGAAGCGTTACCTACTCAGTCAATCGGAACCGGACTCCGATCCTGACGTTCAGAAAAAAATCGACATTCGTTACCACGAACTTTCCACCGATGGATATTTCCAACAGCTCACGACGACAGGGCTTACGCGATCCATTCTCCAGACGGAAGAGATCGATCGAGCCACACGTTTGCCACCCCCGAATACGCCCGCAACCTTGCGGAGTCGATACATCCGAGAATTCTCGGTAGAAAACGTTGCTTTTCAGGTCAACTGGAACACCGTAACCGTCGGACGTGGTCCCAAGGCTCGCGTCATCGATCTCACGCGTGATTGA
- a CDS encoding GGDEF domain-containing protein, which produces MLVCHAIAVNLSGILERMLDGGFVVVLALICLIQYILHLHYVAQTNREYRTNSEELKTLRDEQRDIQAEHELTRMENRLLCEFVSQSTIRSGLDLILKRFASDDVRDFAALVRIDEPERHVCRHHQLSSESVNRLVFDESLIERLFPGCVLHLTGDELEATRLFQGLATRDQTKVKHLYLIGLGQKSELTGILLTTNLYPADAAKEQQIELASRLAANIAGNVERFYAFEQKEDQYRLTREMLELRNVTDRQYDSPIEMVGAFLAKLCGMVRADAGTVYVEQANREAGGSSEQEPMVRVWGDVPQELRTTYQQVEWELITSYHGRREVLLVNRNDAGENSTIGNAVLAPLIQKNRWVGAFCLSHLGKSSKSFNRHDRELISWSANHLGETLVRVQTIVEMARHANRDSLTDLANRRFFDQAIREMIESAQEEGNEFSLLLCDLDHFKTVNDTYGHQAGDEVLRAVSRILSDQTSRMRAGENAFIARYGGEEMAIILDGVGCSGAKRIAEQIREAISRETIWYRRTPIRITMSIGIASFPTDAVCEESLVAAADSGLYQAKESGRNLVRPPADQWDQPPSVSPPRPTVRKLPIHD; this is translated from the coding sequence ATGCTAGTCTGTCATGCGATCGCGGTGAATCTATCCGGCATTCTTGAACGAATGCTCGATGGTGGTTTCGTTGTCGTTTTAGCATTGATTTGTCTGATCCAGTACATACTTCACCTCCACTACGTTGCCCAGACTAACCGCGAATACCGAACCAACAGCGAAGAACTCAAGACCCTGCGAGACGAACAGCGTGACATCCAAGCCGAGCATGAGCTGACGCGAATGGAGAATCGGTTGCTCTGCGAGTTTGTTTCACAATCGACGATCCGATCTGGGCTCGATTTGATTCTCAAGCGGTTTGCGAGCGACGATGTCCGAGACTTTGCAGCGTTGGTTCGAATCGACGAGCCAGAGCGACACGTTTGCCGACATCATCAACTGTCGAGCGAATCTGTGAATCGTCTGGTCTTTGACGAAAGCCTAATCGAACGGCTCTTCCCCGGTTGTGTATTGCACCTGACGGGCGATGAACTGGAAGCCACTCGACTTTTTCAAGGACTTGCAACTCGCGACCAAACGAAGGTCAAGCATCTCTATCTCATCGGGCTCGGCCAGAAATCGGAACTGACCGGGATTCTGCTGACAACGAATCTGTATCCAGCCGATGCCGCCAAAGAACAACAGATTGAACTGGCAAGCCGATTGGCGGCTAACATCGCTGGCAATGTCGAACGTTTCTATGCGTTCGAACAGAAAGAAGATCAGTATCGCTTAACTCGGGAGATGCTCGAACTCCGTAACGTGACAGATCGGCAATATGATTCGCCAATTGAAATGGTCGGAGCATTCCTGGCGAAACTGTGTGGAATGGTGCGTGCCGACGCTGGAACGGTTTATGTTGAACAAGCTAACCGCGAGGCGGGTGGTTCGAGTGAACAAGAACCGATGGTGCGTGTTTGGGGGGATGTCCCGCAAGAACTGCGAACCACGTATCAGCAAGTCGAATGGGAATTGATTACATCGTATCATGGGCGTCGCGAGGTTCTTCTTGTCAACCGAAACGACGCCGGTGAAAACTCCACCATCGGCAATGCCGTGCTTGCCCCGCTGATTCAAAAGAATCGTTGGGTGGGGGCGTTCTGTCTTTCGCACCTTGGGAAATCTTCCAAATCGTTCAATCGACATGACCGGGAACTCATCTCCTGGTCAGCGAACCATCTCGGAGAGACTTTGGTTCGGGTGCAGACCATCGTGGAAATGGCACGTCATGCGAACCGAGACAGCTTGACCGATCTGGCGAATCGCCGATTCTTTGATCAAGCGATTCGGGAGATGATTGAATCGGCACAAGAGGAAGGCAACGAGTTTTCGCTGCTACTCTGCGACTTGGATCATTTCAAGACCGTCAACGACACGTACGGACATCAAGCCGGAGACGAAGTTTTACGGGCTGTCTCTCGGATTCTTTCCGATCAGACCTCGCGGATGAGAGCAGGCGAAAACGCTTTCATCGCTCGCTATGGCGGCGAAGAAATGGCGATCATCTTGGATGGGGTCGGATGTTCCGGAGCGAAGCGGATCGCCGAACAAATTCGCGAAGCGATCTCTCGTGAAACCATTTGGTACCGACGAACCCCCATCCGCATTACCATGAGCATCGGCATCGCTTCGTTCCCAACCGATGCGGTTTGCGAGGAAAGTCTGGTTGCGGCAGCAGACTCAGGACTCTACCAAGCGAAAGAATCTGGACGTAACCTCGTCCGACCACCCGCCGACCAATGGGATCAGCCTCCAAGTGTTTCGCCACCGCGACCAACCGTCCGGAAACTACCAATTCATGACTGA
- a CDS encoding C45 family peptidase has product MAKLNRGSVHAILGMLGLVCAFFSVQTRCMGCTIAVVSGRVTPDQRPLLWKNRDTSTRENDVRYFDDGELQCVAVVDQHDSDRIWMGMNEAGFCIENSLSKDLPRGSSRGYGNGRFMKQALQTCRTAADFETLLDRTNQSGRRTRANFAVIDAEGAAVLYEAGHRSFAKFDANDPQTAPEGFIVRSNFSMTASKPKALKLGGFEKVYSGNRYLRAERLLRQELEQTGTIDYRFFLETCSRDLSDGINVVTPNRKLMPVVDTRSTINRFNTVSAAVFQGVRDGESSDLTTMWTMLGEPVFSVAVPFWVNTARSKRLAERKIKMDHLCAAVYEIRQANYASDNEQILQTRHLNQIWSRTIRAEKEIVDRTTVQLSQWRKTTPPAHTLLKFQEAMAAIALQALLDVPVGDATVEPAIAEN; this is encoded by the coding sequence ATGGCAAAACTGAATCGAGGGAGCGTTCATGCCATTCTTGGGATGCTCGGTCTTGTCTGTGCGTTTTTTTCTGTCCAGACACGGTGCATGGGTTGCACGATTGCCGTGGTTTCTGGCCGCGTCACTCCGGATCAACGTCCGCTGTTATGGAAGAATCGTGACACGAGCACCCGTGAGAACGATGTCCGTTATTTCGATGACGGTGAACTGCAATGCGTCGCGGTTGTGGATCAGCATGATTCCGACCGAATTTGGATGGGAATGAACGAGGCCGGTTTTTGCATCGAGAACTCGCTTTCCAAGGACCTGCCTCGTGGTAGTTCACGGGGCTACGGGAACGGCCGGTTTATGAAACAGGCGTTGCAGACCTGTCGCACGGCGGCCGATTTTGAGACGCTTCTTGATCGAACCAACCAATCTGGTCGGCGAACACGAGCCAACTTTGCCGTGATCGATGCCGAAGGCGCGGCAGTTCTCTACGAAGCTGGTCACCGAAGTTTCGCCAAATTTGATGCGAACGATCCCCAGACTGCTCCTGAGGGTTTCATCGTCCGTTCGAATTTTTCCATGACCGCCTCAAAACCGAAGGCGCTCAAGCTGGGTGGTTTTGAAAAGGTCTACTCAGGCAATCGTTACCTGCGAGCTGAGCGATTGCTACGTCAGGAGCTCGAGCAGACCGGAACGATCGATTACCGATTTTTCCTTGAGACTTGCAGCCGTGATCTTTCGGATGGCATTAATGTCGTCACGCCGAATCGAAAGCTGATGCCGGTGGTCGATACCCGTTCGACAATCAACCGGTTCAACACGGTTTCTGCGGCCGTTTTTCAAGGTGTGCGGGATGGTGAGAGCAGCGATCTGACAACAATGTGGACGATGTTGGGAGAACCAGTGTTCTCTGTCGCTGTCCCGTTCTGGGTCAATACGGCACGTTCCAAGCGACTGGCAGAACGAAAAATCAAGATGGACCACCTGTGTGCGGCGGTCTACGAGATCCGCCAGGCCAACTACGCGTCAGACAATGAACAGATTCTGCAGACTCGTCATCTGAATCAGATTTGGAGTCGCACAATTCGGGCGGAAAAGGAAATCGTCGATCGGACAACCGTTCAATTGTCGCAGTGGCGAAAGACAACCCCGCCAGCCCACACGCTGTTAAAGTTCCAGGAAGCGATGGCCGCCATTGCATTGCAGGCCCTGCTGGATGTGCCCGTGGGTGACGCTACGGTTGAGCCTGCGATTGCTGAAAATTAG